A single window of Cheilinus undulatus linkage group 12, ASM1832078v1, whole genome shotgun sequence DNA harbors:
- the emc6 gene encoding ER membrane protein complex subunit 6 produces the protein MAGVVAKREGPQFISEVAVRGNAAVLDYCRTSVSALSGATAGILGLTGLYGFIFYFLASFLLSLLLILKAGRRWNKCFKSRRLLFTGGLVGGLFTYVLFWTFLYGMVHVY, from the coding sequence ATGGCAGGAGTTGTAGCCAAGCGTGAGGGGCCGCAGTTCATCAGTGAGGTGGCAGTGAGGGGAAACGCCGCCGTGCTGGACTACTGCCGCACCTCTGTATCCGCTCTTTCTGGAGCAACAGCCGGGATCCTTGGGCTGACTGGACTgtatggcttcattttttacttCCTCGCCTCGTTTCTCCTCTCCCTGCTGCTCATCCTGAAGGCTGGACGGCGGTGGAACAAGTGCTTTAAATCCCGACGGCTGCTCTTCACTGGGGGCCTCGTTGGAGGTCTTTTCACTTACGTCCTGTTCTGGACTTTCCTCTATGGAATGGTGCATGTGTACTAA
- the shpk gene encoding sedoheptulokinase — MSTYILGIDVGTTSVKAVLLDTSSRSVVESQALPTLSDVADNSGIKAKEQEPVRIIDAVNRCIGLLSKEKLQHVRSIGLSGQMHGVLFWNAKSGCDWSNRDFFTPRDTSQLITWQDGRCSSHFLSSLPKPDSHLSVATGFGCATIFWYTRHRPGFLEDFTIAGTIHDYVVSMLCGLDVCVMTPQNAASWGFFNTSSNQWNFDILKEADFPLHLLPQCVPSGSLAGKTCSEWHGIPAGTPVAAALGDFQCSVYSCMSSPTDAVLNISTSAQLTFAMPADFRPPDSPQPDSSIAYFPYFKDLYLAVAASLNGGNVLATFVEMLSAWMKELGAELSDSSLYEKLISSALNQKTSDLRVSPTILGERHDPLSLGQVTNISTNNLSLGHVTRALCRGVLDNITSMMPSERLQQAGVKRIVGSGSAIARNEVLRQEVEKAFSQPVVYRQNTDSAVGVAMVLCDLL; from the exons ATGTCTACCTATATCCTGGGCATAGACGTGGGTACCACTTCAGTAAAAGCTGTATTATTAGATACTAGCTCCAGGTCGGTGGTTGAGAGTCAGGCTTTACCGACTTTGTCTGATGTAGCCGACAACAGCGGGATAAAG GCAAAAGAGCAAGAGCCCGTCCGGATCATAGACGCCGTGAACAGATGTATCGGTCTACTGTCCAAGGAAAAGCTGCAGCATGTCCGCAGCATCGGACTGTCCGGGCAGATGCAtggagttttattttggaatgCCAAGAGCG gctgtgattggtccaacAGGGACTTCTTCACACCTAGAGACACTAGTCAGCTGATCACCTGGCAGGACGGACGCTGTAGCAGTCACTTCCTGTCCTCTCTTCCAAAGCCAGACTCACATCTTAGTGTAGCCACAGGGTTTGGCTGTGCAACAATCTTCTGGTACACGAGACACAG GCCTGGGTTCCTTGAGGACTTCACCATTGCAGGGACCATCCATGACTATGTGGTATCCATGCTGTGTGGTTTGGACGTTTGTGTGATGACTCCTCAGAATGCAGCCAGTTGGGGTTTCTTCAACACCTCGTCCAATCAGTGGAACTTTGATAT TCTAAAGGAGGCCGACTTCCCATTGCACCTGCTGCCTCAGTGTGTACCATCTGGTAGCTTGGCTGGAAAGACGTGCTCTGAGTGGCATGGTATCCCTGCTGGTACACCAGTAGCAGCCGCCCTAGGAGACTTCCAGTGCTCTGTCTACTCCTGCATGAGTTCCCCGACTGATGCAG TTTTGAACATCAGCACCTCTGCACAGCTAACCTTTGCCATGCCAGCTGACTTCAGACCTCCAGACTCTCCCCAGCCTGACTCCTCCATCGCCTACTTTCCTTACTTCAAGGACTTGTACTTGGCGGTGGCGGCTTCTCTAAATGGAGGGAACGTGTTGGCCACCTTTGTGGAGATGCTCAGTGCCTGGATGAAAGAGCTCG GTGCAGAGCTGAGTGATTCCAGCCTGTATGAGAAGCTCATCAGCAGCGCCCTGAATCAGAAAACGAGCGACCTGCGGGTGAGTCCCACCATCCTGGGAGAGAGACATGACCCCCTCAGCCTCGGCCAAGTCACCAACATCTCCACCAACAACCTGTCTCTGGGTCATGTGACCAGGGCACTGTGCAGGGGAGTGCTGGACAATATCACCTCGATGATGCCTTCTGAGCGGCTTCAACAGGCAGGGGTGaagaggattgtgggtagtgggAGTGCAATTGCCCGGAATGAGGTACTTAGGCAGGAAGTGGAAAAGGCGTTTTCTCAGCCAGTGGTGTACAGACAGAACACAGACTCTGCTGTTGGGGTTGCCATGGTTCTCTGTGATTTACTTTGA